A segment of the Synechococcus sp. CBW1002 genome:
GGTGGCCGATCGACTCCTGCACCGCATCGTCCCGGTAGAAGGGCGCCACATCGTTGCTGCCGATCAGCAGGCGCCGCTGCAGCGGATTCCACTCGTAGGGGATGTCGTAGAGGCTGAGCAGATCGGCGGCCAGGGCCCAGGAGGTGCCATGGATGTCGATCTCCACGGCCAGTTGGCGGCTGCGGGCCGTCATCGTGCTGCGGCGCCGGAAGGCCAGGGGCGCCGGCGCCATGGATCCGCTGCTCGACCCGGTGGAGCCGCTGGCCGGCGCCTCTCCCCGCAGGTAGGCCCGGATCTTCTGGCGCAGCACCGCACCGCCGTCGTCGGGCCCGCCCTTGCGCAGCTGCATGAAGTCCCAGCGTTCGCCGCTGCCGCCCCAGGCCACCGGGCCGTAGTTGTCGTGCAGGATCCGGCCATCGCGGTTCGAGGCCGCTTCGGCATGGGTCATCACCCGCTGGATCGTGATGTCGTCGGCGCTCCACCCCCAGCTGCGGGCCACCGCCGCCGCCTCGCGGCACATCGCCTCGATCTGGGCGTCGGTGGGGGGGATCGTCCAGGGATCGGGCACGCCGCCCATGCAGGCGCAGGAGATCGCCACGGCATTGCTGTTGCGCCGCCAGGTGTGGGCGTTGAGATCGATCGTGTACGAGTGCAGCCGGTGCAGGTGCCCGTCGCCGGCCACGATCGTGTGATACGCCCCCGACCGCACCCAGGTGTAGGGGGTGGCGCTCCAGTGCAGGTAGATGGTGGCAGCCATCAGCGCCGCATCCAGTCGGTCACGCCGCCCGGTTTGTCGATCAGCTCCACCCCCTGCTGCCGCAGTTCGGCGCGGATCCGGTCGGCGGTGGCGAAATCACGGGCGGCCTTGGCGGCCTGCCGTTCGGCGATGCGCTCGAGGATCGCGGCTTCCTCGCTGTCCTCCCCTGCGGCTGCCTCGTCCATGTCACGGGCCTGCGTCTCGGCGATCAGGCCCAGCACACCGGCCAGCTCCACCAGCTCCTGCCAGCGCGGGGCCAGCTCTGCGGCCTCCTCGCGGCAGGCGGTGTCGCCGCGCTCGAGCCGGTGGGCCAGGGCCTTCAGCGGCCTGGCCAGCTCGAACAGCACCGCCAGGGCCGCCGCGGTGTTGAGGTCATCGTCCATCGCGGCCTGGAAGCGCCGCCGGGCTTCCGACTGGATGGTGCTGGGGTGTTCAGGCGGATGGGTGGCGGCGGCAGCGGCAATCCAGCCCAGGGCCATGCCGAACCGCTGACCCAGCCCCAGGGCGGCATTGAGCCCCCTCCAGCCCGTGGCGGCGGCCTCCAGCGCCTGGTCGGTGAAATCGAGCGGCTTGCGGTAGTGGGCCTGCAGCACGAACAGCCGCAGGGTCATCGCACTCACGCCGCTGGCCAGCAGGGCCCGGATCGTGGTGAAGTTGCCGAGCGATTTGCTCATCTTCTCGCCGCCCACGTTCACCATGCCGTTGTGCAGCCAGTAGCGGGCCAGCTCCTGGCCCGTGGCCGCCTCCGACTGGGCGATCTCGTTCTCGTGGTGCGGAAAGATCAGATCGGCGCCGCCCAGATGAATGTCGATCGTGTCGCCGAGTTCCTCGCGCACCATCGCCGAGCACTCGATGTGCCAGCCCGGCCGCCCTGCCCCCCAGGGCGAGGGAAAGCTCGGTTCGCCTGGCTTTGCGGCCTTCCACAGCGCGAAATCGAAGGGGTGCCGCTTGCGCTCTTCCTCCGCCTGGCTGACGCGCCCCTCGGCGTTCTGCTGCTGCTCGCCCAGATCGCGGCCCGACAGCTTGCCGTAACCGGCGTGCTGCATCACGGCGAAATACACATCCCCCTCGGCGGAGTAGGCGGCTCCCTTCGCCTCCAGCTCTCCGATCAGGGCCCGGATCGCATCCAGGCTGCCGGTGGCCCTTGGCATCCGGTCGGGCGGCAGGATGTTCAGGGCGGCCATATCCACCCGGAAGGC
Coding sequences within it:
- a CDS encoding N-acetylmuramoyl-L-alanine amidase, which gives rise to MAATIYLHWSATPYTWVRSGAYHTIVAGDGHLHRLHSYTIDLNAHTWRRNSNAVAISCACMGGVPDPWTIPPTDAQIEAMCREAAAVARSWGWSADDITIQRVMTHAEAASNRDGRILHDNYGPVAWGGSGERWDFMQLRKGGPDDGGAVLRQKIRAYLRGEAPASGSTGSSSGSMAPAPLAFRRRSTMTARSRQLAVEIDIHGTSWALAADLLSLYDIPYEWNPLQRRLLIGSNDVAPFYRDDAVQESIGHPLFEMALQGGSAPVILRGILRPDAAAAAARDAAGDATSGAAFSRAWCRVLEFAEEFGISVTYQPFALGERRGG
- the cysS gene encoding cysteine--tRNA ligase encodes the protein MTLRLTNTLTRRTEPFEPLVPGQVSLYCCGVTVYDLCHLGHARSYIVWDVLRRYLIWSGYAVTFVQNYTDIDDKILRRAAEEGSSMEAVSERNIEAFRVDMAALNILPPDRMPRATGSLDAIRALIGELEAKGAAYSAEGDVYFAVMQHAGYGKLSGRDLGEQQQNAEGRVSQAEEERKRHPFDFALWKAAKPGEPSFPSPWGAGRPGWHIECSAMVREELGDTIDIHLGGADLIFPHHENEIAQSEAATGQELARYWLHNGMVNVGGEKMSKSLGNFTTIRALLASGVSAMTLRLFVLQAHYRKPLDFTDQALEAAATGWRGLNAALGLGQRFGMALGWIAAAAATHPPEHPSTIQSEARRRFQAAMDDDLNTAAALAVLFELARPLKALAHRLERGDTACREEAAELAPRWQELVELAGVLGLIAETQARDMDEAAAGEDSEEAAILERIAERQAAKAARDFATADRIRAELRQQGVELIDKPGGVTDWMRR